Proteins encoded together in one Ipomoea triloba cultivar NCNSP0323 chromosome 4, ASM357664v1 window:
- the LOC116015912 gene encoding uncharacterized protein LOC116015912: MSSFPPNWDPMDDDDTSDEEIEEQMMASMMWVTQKIVEIRQNSSQPRKRRRYIDRNHESGHNRLVTDYFSDEPVFHEDIFRRRFRMRKELFLRIVNALQSRYEYFQQRPQQRQSAAKVMGLSPLQKITAAIRQLAYGTPPDTMDEYLSMGETTAVECLSNFCRCVIDVFGAQYLRRTNAKDTARLLHMHEQKHGFPRMLGSLDCMHWEWQNCPVAWKGQFTRGDHGVPTIMLEAVASTNLWIWHAFFGVAGVMNDINVLNQSPLFNDVLQGYAPEVNFTVNGTDYKRGYYLTDGIYPQWSMFVKSFPCPADPKRILFKQKQEAARKDVERAFGVLQARWAMVRGPGRFWYRENLREIMYTCIILHNMIVDDEGDNVSNWVNEEDVATAQASQGSTEEFQQYLQRNSELHDSQLHHQLRADLVEHIWSNNGN, translated from the coding sequence ATGTCATCATTCCCTCCTAATTGGGATCCcatggatgatgatgatactAGTGATGAGGAAATTGAAGAACAAATGATGGCAAGCATGATGTGGGTGACTCAAAAGATAGTCGAAATACGTCAAAATTCTTCCCAACCGAGAAAGAGACGGAGATATATTGATAGGAACCATGAGTCAGGCCACAATCGTTTAGTCACGGATTACTTCTCTGATGAGCCGGTGTTCCATGAAGACATCTTTCGTCGACGTTTTCGAATGAGGAAAGAATTATTTTTACGCATTGTCAATGCATTGCAAAGTCgttatgaatattttcaacAAAGACCCCAACAAAGACAAAGTGCTGCTAAAGTGATGGGTTTATCACCACTACAAAAGATCACTGCGGCCATTCGACAATTGGCATATGGCACACCACCTGACACAATGGATGAGTATCTAAGCATGGGTGAAACAACCGCCGTAGAATGCTTATCTAACTTCTGCCGATGTGTCATTGATGTTTTTGGAGCTCAATACTTGAGAAGAACAAATGCCAAAGACACTGCCCGATTGCTTCACATGCATGAGCAAAAACACGGCTTCCCGAGAATGCTCGGGAGTCTTGATTGCATGCATTGGGAGTGGCAAAATTGCCCGGTGGCATGGAAAGGTCAATTTACAAGAGGTGATCATGGAGTTCCAACCATTATGCTAGAAGCAGTCGCATCAACAAACTTGTGGATATGGCATGCATTCTTCGGCGTCGCAGGTGTTATGAATGATATCAATGTATTAAATCAATCACCTTTATTCAATGATGTCTTGCAGGGATATGCACCGGAGGTTAATTTTACTGTGAACGGTACTGACTACAAAAGAGGTTATTATCTCACAGACGGTATCTACCCACAATGGTCGATGTTCGTGAAGAGTTTTCCATGTCCAGCAGATCCTAAAAGAATATtgtttaaacaaaaacaagaggCTGCAAGAAAAGATGTAGAGAGGGcttttggggtgttacaagctCGATGGGCAATGGTTAGAGGTCCTGGACGATTTTGGTACCGGGAAAACTTGAGAGAAATAATGTATACTTGCATTATTTTACACAACATGATTGTTGATGATGAAGGTGACAACGTAAGTAATTGGGTGAACGAAGAAGATGTAGCAACGGCACAAGCATCACAAGGCTCAACTGAAGAGTTTCAACAATATTTACAAAGAAATTCCGAGTTACATGACTCGCAATTGCATCATCAACTTCGTGCGGACTTGGTTGAGCATATATGGAGCAACAACGGGAATTAA
- the LOC116015458 gene encoding pectinesterase-like produces MEKIPIFGYFIIFLNIIICIVHGADPISMICDQTPYPDVCRSLVTTQPQYLAQESVVLEFRNKALRATLAHAQNAHAVISSMATQSLGKLAKLAWADCFELYEDTLYRLNSSMTAATHTNDDVQTRLSAAIANHQTCQIGFADFQLSQYSHALFPNYTTLISDFSKHLKNSLAINKAAAANSNSQQWKGRRLLAGDRVFPAWVPASDRKLLESKAAATAAKANIVVAKDGSGQYKSINEAVSAAVKLSRGAKRFVIYVKKGVYKENVEIKKSMKNIMFIGDGIDATIITGSKNVQDGSTTFRSATFAVSGDGFIARGITFENTAGPQKHQAVALRSGADHSVFYSCSFKGYQDTLYVYSQRQFYRDCDIYGTVDFIFGDAAAVIQNCNIYVRKPMPNQKNTVTAQGRSDPNENTGIVIHNSRVAPSSDLRPVQRSFNTYLGRPWKQYSRTVFIKTALDGFIDPAGWLPWSGDFALKTLYYGEYMNSGAGARTSGRVKWAGYHVIRSVAEAGKFSVGNFLDGNSWLPATGLPYTSSL; encoded by the exons ATGGAAAAAATTCCTATTTTTggatatttcatcatttttctcAACATTATTATCTGTATTGTGCATGGCGCTGATCCCATTTCGATGATCTGTGACCAAACACCTTACCCGGATGTGTGCCGCTCTCTGGTTACTACACAACCTCAATACTTGGCACAAGAGAGCGTAGTGTTGGAGTTTCGCAACAAAGCCCTTAGAGCAACTTTAGCTCACGCTCAAAATGCCCACGCTGTGATATCCTCTATGGCCACACAATCACTTGGCAAGCTTGCCAAGTTAGCTTGGGCTGATTGCTTTGAGCTCTACGAAGACACCTTGTACCGCCTCAACAGTTCTATGACCGCCGCCACCCACACAAACGACGACGTTCAAACACGGCTGAGCGCCGCCATTGCTAACCACCAGACCTGCCAAATTGGGTTCGCCGATTTCCAGTTATCACAATACTCGCACGCATTATTTCCTAATTACACTACTCTAATTAGTGACTTCTCCAAGCACCTCAAGAACTCGCTTGCCATAAACAAGGCCGCCGCAGCTAATTCTAATTCTCAGCAGTGGAAAGGCCGGCGATTACTGGCCGGCGACAGGGTATTTCCGGCGTGGGTTCCGGCGTCCGACAGGAAGCTCCTTGAATCCAAGGCGGCTGCAACCGCCGCGAAAGCCAACATCGTGGTGGCTAAAGACGGGTCGGGGCAATATAAGAGCATTAATGAAGCTGTGTCTGCGGCGGTGAAGCTAAGTAGAGGCGCCAAGAGATTTGTGATATACGTGAAAAAGGGTGTTTATAAGGAAAATGTGGAGATCAAGAAATCGATGAAGAACATCATGTTCATTGGAGATGGGATTGATGCTACCATTATTACTGGTAGCAAAAACGTCCAAGATGGCTCCACAACTTTTCGTTCCGCCACTTTTG CTGTTTCTGGCGATGGGTTCATAGCCCGGGGCATTACCTTCGAGAACACAGCCGGACCCCAGAAACACCAAGCGGTTGCGCTTCGGTCTGGCGCCGACCACTCGGTGTTCTACAGCTGCAGCTTCAAGGGCTACCAAGACACCTTATACGTCTACTCTCAGCGCCAATTTTATCGCGATTGCGACATATACGGCACCGTAGACTTCATCTTCGGCGACGCCGCCGCCGTGATTCAGAACTGCAACATTTACGTGAGAAAACCGATGCCCAACCAGAAAAACACCGTCACGGCTCAAGGCCGAAGCGACCCAAACGAGAACACCGGAATTGTGATCCATAATTCTCGTGTCGCACCATCCTCTGACCTAAGGCCCGTCCAACGCTCTTTCAACACGTATTTGGGCAGGCCATGGAAACAATACTCCAGAACGGTGTTCATCAAGACTGCTCTCGACGGCTTCATCGACCCCGCCGGTTGGCTTCCGTGGAGCGGAGATTTTGCTCTCAAAACATTGTACTATGGAGAGTATATGAACAGTGGAGCCGGTGCAAGGACCAGTGGGAGAGTCAAATGGGCAGGCTACCATGTGATTAGGAGTGTTGCAGAGGCCGGAAAATTCTCCGTCGGGAACTTCTTGGACGGGAACTCTTGGCTTCCGGCTACCGGCCTGCCCTATACGTCTAGCCTGTGA